In Streptomyces sp. NBC_00306, a single genomic region encodes these proteins:
- a CDS encoding glycosyl hydrolase family 18 protein, whose translation MRSPRPLLAALTTAALAAGVMAGFAATGPAGAAGNDAQLAAASTGGVKIAYYDQWSVYGNAFFPKHLQDRGIAGKLDIINYSFGNIHPTDLTCFEANKAAGDDNNPNAGDGAGDAFADYQKTFGAADSVDGVADTWNQPIAGVFNQFKKLKAKNPHLKINISLGGWTYSKFFHDAAKTDASRKKLVASCIKQYIQGDIPVEGGFGGAGTAAGIFDGIDIDWEYPGSAGGHLGNHYGPEDKTNFTLLLAEFRKQLNEYGTAHGGKKYLLTAAMPAGQDKIKYIETDKVGAYLDYANIMTYDMHGAWDADGPAYHQSPLYSPASDPTDPIPPGTQKYSIDNAVDAWIDGNAAYGIAGGFPANKLTLGYEFYYRGWKGVPAGAKNGLGGSATGASAARPLSQQAGIAHYKELGGIVDNAATTFWDDEAKASYFYKDGEFFTGLDKRAIQARADYAHNRGLGGAMMYSLLGLDPGAKLLNDIVAAVGSSPSPDPSEPTPSPSDPTPSPSDPTPSPSDPAPGCTATPWSASAVYNNGGLVSHKGRTWKAQWWTQNEEPGTTGEWGVWRDQGAC comes from the coding sequence GTGCGCTCCCCCAGACCCTTGCTCGCGGCCCTGACGACCGCGGCGCTCGCCGCAGGCGTCATGGCCGGTTTCGCCGCCACCGGCCCGGCCGGCGCGGCCGGCAACGACGCCCAGCTCGCCGCCGCATCCACGGGCGGGGTGAAGATCGCGTACTACGACCAGTGGAGCGTGTACGGCAACGCCTTCTTCCCCAAGCACCTCCAGGACAGGGGCATCGCGGGGAAGCTCGACATCATCAACTACTCGTTCGGGAACATCCACCCCACGGATCTGACCTGTTTCGAGGCGAACAAGGCGGCGGGCGACGACAACAACCCGAACGCCGGTGACGGTGCGGGCGACGCCTTCGCGGACTACCAGAAGACGTTCGGCGCGGCCGACAGCGTGGACGGCGTCGCCGACACCTGGAACCAGCCGATCGCGGGTGTCTTCAACCAGTTCAAGAAGCTGAAGGCGAAGAACCCCCATCTGAAGATCAACATCTCGCTGGGCGGCTGGACGTACTCCAAGTTCTTCCACGACGCGGCGAAGACTGACGCGAGCCGCAAGAAGCTCGTGGCGTCCTGCATCAAGCAGTACATCCAGGGCGACATCCCGGTCGAGGGCGGCTTCGGCGGAGCCGGCACGGCGGCCGGCATCTTCGACGGCATCGACATCGACTGGGAGTACCCGGGCTCGGCGGGCGGCCACCTCGGCAACCACTACGGCCCCGAGGACAAGACCAACTTCACCCTGCTGCTGGCCGAGTTCCGCAAGCAGCTCAACGAGTACGGCACCGCGCACGGCGGCAAGAAGTACCTGCTGACGGCGGCGATGCCGGCCGGCCAGGACAAGATCAAGTACATCGAGACGGACAAGGTGGGCGCGTACCTCGACTACGCGAACATCATGACCTACGACATGCACGGCGCCTGGGACGCGGACGGACCCGCCTACCACCAGTCGCCGCTGTACTCGCCGGCGTCCGACCCGACCGACCCGATCCCGCCGGGCACCCAGAAGTACTCGATCGACAACGCCGTGGACGCCTGGATCGACGGCAACGCCGCGTACGGCATCGCGGGCGGCTTCCCGGCGAACAAGCTGACGCTGGGATACGAGTTCTACTACCGCGGCTGGAAGGGTGTTCCGGCCGGGGCCAAAAACGGTCTCGGCGGCAGCGCCACCGGTGCGAGCGCCGCGCGTCCGCTGAGCCAGCAGGCGGGCATCGCGCACTACAAGGAGCTCGGCGGCATCGTCGACAACGCGGCGACGACGTTCTGGGACGACGAGGCGAAGGCGTCGTACTTCTACAAGGACGGCGAGTTCTTCACCGGCCTCGACAAGCGCGCGATCCAGGCCCGCGCCGACTACGCCCACAACCGCGGTCTGGGCGGCGCGATGATGTACTCCCTGCTCGGCCTGGACCCCGGAGCGAAGCTGCTCAACGACATCGTGGCGGCCGTCGGCAGCTCGCCGAGCCCGGACCCGAGCGAACCCACCCCGTCCCCGTCCGACCCGACACCCTCGCCGAGCGACCCGACCCCGTCGCCGTCCGACCCGGCGCCCGGCTGCACGGCCACGCCGTGGTCCGCCTCCGCGGTCTACAACAACGGCGGCCTCGTCTCCCACAAGGGCCGCACCTGGAAGGCCCAGTGGTGGACGCAGAACGAGGAGCCCGGCACCACCGGTGAGTGGGGCGTCTGGCGCGACCAGGGCGCCTGCTGA
- a CDS encoding LLM class flavin-dependent oxidoreductase — translation MDDAIQGDPIRGTARGTAPVPLSVLDLVTVGEGRTASDALRTSVQIARLAESRGYGRHWVAEHHSMPGVASSSPAVILAHLAAHTEHIRLGSGGVMLPNHAPLVIAEQFGTLEALAPGRVDLGLGRAPGTDGATAAALRRTERLGEGADDFPQQLAELTRFLDDDFPDGHPYSRIHAVPGPVQGPTGRPPVWLLGSSGFSARLAGVLGLPFAFAHHFSAQNTIPALDLYRESFRPSAVLDAPYALIGVAALAADDEREARRQVLTGALSMLRLRTGRPGLVPTPEEAEVYRFSPMEREFVDSWLTNIVHGTPDAVRTGLDDLQKRTGADELMLTANAHGGYIRLRSYELIADAYELPTSVVPS, via the coding sequence GTGGACGACGCGATACAGGGCGACCCAATACGAGGCACGGCACGGGGTACTGCGCCGGTGCCGCTGTCCGTACTGGATCTGGTCACGGTCGGCGAGGGCCGTACCGCGAGCGACGCCCTGCGCACCAGTGTGCAGATCGCCCGGCTCGCCGAGAGTCGCGGCTACGGCCGCCACTGGGTGGCCGAACACCACTCCATGCCCGGCGTCGCCTCCTCCTCGCCCGCCGTGATCCTCGCGCACCTCGCCGCGCACACCGAGCACATCCGCCTCGGCTCCGGCGGCGTGATGCTGCCCAATCACGCGCCTCTCGTCATCGCCGAGCAGTTCGGCACGCTGGAGGCGCTCGCCCCGGGCCGTGTCGACCTCGGCCTCGGCCGCGCCCCCGGTACGGACGGCGCGACCGCCGCCGCACTGCGGCGCACCGAGCGGCTGGGCGAGGGCGCCGACGACTTCCCGCAGCAACTCGCCGAACTGACACGGTTCCTGGACGACGACTTCCCCGACGGGCACCCCTACAGCCGTATTCACGCGGTCCCGGGCCCGGTGCAGGGGCCCACCGGCCGTCCGCCCGTCTGGCTCCTCGGCTCCTCCGGTTTCAGCGCCCGGCTGGCCGGCGTGCTGGGACTGCCCTTCGCCTTCGCCCACCACTTCTCGGCGCAGAACACCATCCCGGCGCTCGACCTCTACCGCGAGTCCTTCCGGCCCTCGGCGGTGCTGGACGCCCCCTACGCGCTCATCGGGGTGGCGGCGCTCGCCGCCGACGACGAGAGGGAGGCCCGCCGGCAGGTGCTGACCGGGGCGCTGTCGATGCTGCGGCTGCGCACCGGCCGCCCGGGGCTCGTGCCGACGCCCGAAGAGGCCGAGGTGTATCGGTTCAGCCCCATGGAGCGGGAGTTCGTCGACAGCTGGCTGACCAACATCGTCCACGGCACGCCGGACGCGGTGCGCACCGGTCTGGACGACCTCCAGAAGCGCACGGGGGCCGACGAGTTGATGCTCACGGCCAATGCCCACGGCGGTTACATCCGGCTCCGTTCGTACGAACTGATCGCCGACGCCTACGAATTGCCGACCTCGGTGGTTCCTTCCTGA
- a CDS encoding maleate cis-trans isomerase family protein: protein MTTVGLLYPGHSAEDDYPRFEVLLDSDIRLPVVHTDIGEDAHRVDALLNMGSPERLAAGVEELRLAGAESVVWACTSGSFVYGWDGAHEQTRALALAAGLPASSTSFAFAHAVRALGAERVAVAATYPEDVTAHFTAFLKAAGTEVVADRASGIITAAEVGTWGRDEVLELARAGDHPDAEIVLLPDTALHTAAYLPELEETLGKPVLTANQVTVWEGLRLAERRAWAPKLGTLFAKRDQIRI, encoded by the coding sequence ATGACCACGGTCGGACTTCTGTACCCCGGGCACTCCGCCGAGGACGACTACCCACGCTTCGAGGTGCTGCTCGACAGCGACATCAGGCTGCCGGTCGTGCACACCGACATCGGCGAGGACGCCCACCGCGTGGACGCCCTGCTGAACATGGGGTCGCCCGAGCGGCTCGCCGCGGGCGTGGAGGAACTCCGCCTCGCGGGCGCCGAGTCGGTCGTCTGGGCGTGCACGAGCGGAAGCTTCGTATACGGGTGGGACGGCGCCCACGAGCAGACACGGGCGCTCGCGCTGGCCGCGGGCCTCCCGGCGTCCAGCACGTCGTTCGCCTTCGCCCACGCGGTACGCGCGCTGGGCGCGGAACGGGTGGCGGTGGCGGCGACCTATCCGGAGGATGTCACCGCCCACTTCACGGCGTTCCTCAAGGCCGCGGGGACCGAGGTGGTCGCGGACCGGGCGAGCGGCATCATCACGGCGGCCGAGGTCGGCACCTGGGGCCGGGACGAGGTGCTGGAGCTGGCGCGTGCGGGAGACCATCCGGACGCGGAGATCGTGCTGCTGCCGGACACGGCCCTGCACACGGCGGCGTATCTGCCCGAGCTGGAGGAGACGCTCGGCAAGCCGGTCCTCACGGCGAACCAGGTGACCGTCTGGGAGGGCCTGCGGCTGGCCGAGCGCCGGGCGTGGGCGCCGAAGCTGGGCACGCTGTTCGCCAAGCGGGACCAAATCCGGATCTGA
- a CDS encoding maleate cis-trans isomerase family protein, with translation MDVSFLGGPQPQRGVGIVAPFDFALDRELWRWVPDDVSLRLTRTPYVPVEVSLDLARLVSEHETLHKAVQALGASEPEVIAYACTSGSFVGGVAGERAMCEAMTSAGDVASLTTSGALLEALDELGARRIALVTPYTESVTRSLEDYLAEAGATVTGRAFLGLTRHIWKVPYRSVVDMARQAVVGAADALFISCTNLPTYDAIPQLEAELRMPVLSANQVTMWAALRRIGVHAVGPYQGLLLQPEAQPEIPLPPQAPQPQAQPAQPEEQEGWT, from the coding sequence ATGGATGTCTCCTTTCTCGGCGGGCCGCAACCGCAACGCGGTGTCGGCATCGTCGCTCCGTTCGATTTCGCGCTGGATCGCGAGCTGTGGCGTTGGGTCCCCGACGACGTCTCACTGCGGCTGACGCGTACTCCCTACGTCCCTGTGGAGGTCTCCCTCGACCTCGCCCGCCTGGTCAGTGAGCACGAGACCCTGCACAAGGCCGTGCAGGCGCTCGGGGCGTCCGAGCCCGAAGTCATCGCCTACGCCTGCACATCCGGCAGCTTCGTCGGCGGGGTCGCCGGGGAGAGGGCCATGTGCGAGGCGATGACCTCGGCGGGGGACGTCGCCTCGCTGACCACGTCCGGCGCCCTGCTCGAAGCACTCGACGAGCTGGGCGCCCGCCGTATCGCCCTCGTGACCCCCTATACGGAATCGGTCACGCGTTCGCTGGAGGACTACTTGGCGGAAGCCGGGGCAACCGTCACGGGCCGCGCTTTTCTCGGACTGACCCGGCACATCTGGAAGGTGCCGTACCGGTCGGTGGTGGACATGGCGCGGCAGGCGGTGGTGGGCGCGGCCGACGCGCTCTTCATCAGCTGCACGAATCTGCCGACGTACGACGCGATCCCCCAGCTGGAGGCCGAACTGAGGATGCCGGTGCTCTCCGCGAACCAGGTGACGATGTGGGCGGCGCTGCGCCGGATCGGCGTGCACGCGGTCGGGCCCTACCAAGGGCTGCTGCTGCAGCCGGAGGCCCAGCCCGAGATCCCGCTCCCTCCCCAGGCACCGCAGCCCCAGGCTCAGCCGGCCCAGCCCGAAGAACAGGAAGGCTGGACATGA
- a CDS encoding D-2-hydroxyacid dehydrogenase, whose amino-acid sequence MSEPTLLVLQADPPPRLGKLTGRVRVSYADEQSLAAQLPHADVLLAWDFTSDAVRLAWPGDGPRPRWVHTPSAGVDRLLCPELAESDTVVTNARGVFEEPIAEYVAGLVLAMAKDLPGTLELQRQRRWRHREGLRVAGTRATVVGAGPIGRAVAATLEALGITVAVVGRTARGAIHGTEDLDPLLARADWVVCAAPLTDATRGMFDRRRFALMQPSARFINVGRGPLVVEDDLVAALNDRVITGAALDVFTSEPLEPDSALWDVPGLIVSPHMSGDTVGWRDRLGEQFVDLYDLWEAGKPFPNVVDKKRGYVPMHD is encoded by the coding sequence ATGTCCGAACCCACTCTTCTCGTCCTGCAGGCGGACCCCCCGCCCCGTCTCGGCAAGCTGACCGGGCGGGTCCGCGTCAGTTATGCCGACGAACAGTCGCTCGCCGCCCAACTCCCTCACGCCGACGTGCTGTTGGCCTGGGACTTCACCTCCGACGCGGTGCGGCTCGCCTGGCCGGGCGACGGCCCGCGGCCACGCTGGGTGCACACCCCGAGCGCCGGTGTGGACCGGCTGCTCTGCCCCGAACTGGCCGAATCCGACACGGTGGTCACCAACGCCCGGGGCGTCTTCGAGGAACCCATCGCGGAGTACGTCGCGGGCCTGGTGCTCGCCATGGCGAAGGACCTCCCCGGGACCCTCGAACTCCAGCGGCAGCGCCGATGGCGCCATCGCGAAGGGCTGCGCGTCGCCGGCACCCGGGCCACGGTCGTCGGCGCCGGACCCATCGGCCGGGCGGTGGCCGCGACCCTGGAGGCCCTGGGCATCACCGTGGCGGTCGTGGGCCGGACCGCGCGGGGCGCCATCCACGGCACCGAGGATCTCGATCCGCTGCTGGCGCGCGCCGACTGGGTGGTGTGCGCCGCCCCGCTGACCGACGCGACACGCGGGATGTTCGACCGGCGGCGCTTCGCCCTGATGCAGCCGTCGGCCCGGTTCATCAACGTGGGACGCGGCCCGCTGGTCGTCGAGGACGATCTCGTCGCGGCGCTGAACGACCGGGTGATCACGGGCGCCGCCCTCGATGTCTTCACCTCGGAGCCGCTGGAGCCCGACAGCGCGCTGTGGGACGTCCCCGGGCTGATCGTGTCCCCGCACATGAGCGGCGACACGGTGGGCTGGCGCGACCGGCTCGGCGAGCAGTTCGTCGATCTGTACGACCTCTGGGAGGCCGGAAAGCCGTTCCCGAACGTGGTGGACAAGAAACGTGGGTACGTCCCCATGCATGACTGA
- a CDS encoding amidase, with product MTDPLTDHTARQLLAGYEKGDFTPVEATRAALERIEAVQPLVNAFVRVDAEAAIAQAEASAERWRRKEPQGLLDGVPVTVKDLLLQRGGPTLRGSHTVRAEGAWDEDAPSVARMREHGAVFLAKTTTPEFGWKGVTDSPRHGVTGNPYDPSRTAGGSSGGSGAAVALGAGALSLGTDGGGSVRIPASFCGIFGLKPTYGRVPLYPSSPFGTLAHVGPMTRDAADAALLLDVISGPDWRDWSQLAPAGSAQDALADGIHGLRIAYSPSFGGQVAVRPAIASAVRGAVQALAGRGAYIEEADPDISDPVEAFHTLWFSGAARLLQALGSPQRQSLDPGLREITAIGARHSALEYLAAVDTRMDLGRRMGRFHSTYDLLVTPTLPVTAFEAGAEVPAGSGHRRWTGWTPFTYPFNLTQQPAATVPCGVDEDGLPIGVQLVGARHADALVLRAAHALYESGVASIPAPRPRI from the coding sequence ATGACTGATCCGCTGACTGACCACACCGCACGCCAACTGCTGGCCGGCTACGAGAAAGGGGACTTCACGCCCGTCGAGGCGACCCGAGCGGCACTGGAGAGGATCGAGGCGGTGCAGCCGCTGGTCAACGCCTTCGTCCGGGTCGACGCCGAGGCAGCGATCGCCCAGGCCGAGGCCTCGGCCGAACGCTGGCGGCGGAAGGAGCCGCAAGGGCTGCTCGACGGCGTGCCGGTCACCGTGAAGGACCTGCTGCTCCAGCGCGGCGGGCCGACACTGCGCGGCTCGCACACCGTCCGCGCCGAGGGCGCCTGGGACGAGGACGCGCCGTCGGTGGCGCGGATGCGCGAACACGGCGCGGTCTTCCTCGCTAAGACCACCACGCCCGAGTTCGGCTGGAAGGGGGTCACCGACTCCCCCCGGCACGGTGTCACCGGCAACCCCTACGACCCGTCGCGGACGGCCGGCGGCTCCAGCGGCGGCAGCGGGGCCGCGGTGGCGCTGGGCGCGGGCGCCCTCTCGCTGGGCACGGACGGCGGCGGTTCGGTCCGTATCCCCGCCTCCTTCTGCGGGATCTTCGGCCTCAAGCCGACGTACGGCCGGGTACCGCTGTATCCCTCCAGCCCGTTCGGAACCCTGGCGCACGTCGGCCCGATGACCCGCGACGCGGCTGACGCGGCACTGCTGCTCGATGTGATCAGCGGCCCGGACTGGCGGGACTGGTCGCAACTGGCGCCCGCGGGCAGCGCACAGGACGCGCTCGCGGACGGCATCCACGGGCTGCGGATCGCCTACTCGCCGTCCTTCGGCGGGCAGGTGGCGGTCCGTCCGGCGATCGCCTCCGCGGTACGCGGGGCGGTGCAGGCGCTGGCCGGGCGCGGCGCGTACATCGAGGAGGCCGACCCCGACATCAGCGACCCGGTGGAGGCCTTCCACACCCTGTGGTTCAGCGGTGCGGCGCGGCTGCTCCAGGCGCTGGGGTCCCCGCAGCGGCAGTCGCTGGACCCCGGGCTGCGCGAGATCACCGCGATCGGCGCGCGGCACAGCGCGCTGGAGTATCTGGCGGCCGTGGACACCCGGATGGATCTGGGCCGGCGCATGGGGCGCTTCCACAGCACGTACGACCTGCTGGTGACGCCGACGCTGCCGGTCACCGCCTTCGAGGCGGGGGCGGAGGTGCCGGCCGGCTCGGGGCACCGTCGCTGGACGGGTTGGACGCCGTTCACCTATCCCTTCAACCTGACGCAGCAGCCCGCCGCCACCGTGCCGTGCGGGGTGGACGAGGACGGGCTGCCGATCGGCGTCCAGCTGGTCGGGGCGCGGCACGCGGACGCGCTGGTGCTGCGGGCCGCGCACGCGCTCTACGAGTCGGGAGTGGCGTCGATCCCCGCGCCCCGTCCGCGGATCTGA
- a CDS encoding DUF3830 family protein, producing the protein MADHITGPADRFVEVSLDKRGISCTARLLTDKAPITCAAVWDALPLGGDVYHAKYARNEIYALLPAFAPQEPPLENPTVTPIPGDLCYFTFSDVQLGTNSYGYGDKAAHAGRATVVDLALFYERNNLLLNGDTGWVPGIVWGTVVDGLDRMAEACQDLWRAGALGETLSFRRA; encoded by the coding sequence ATGGCTGACCACATCACCGGCCCGGCCGACCGCTTCGTCGAGGTCTCGCTCGACAAGCGCGGAATCAGCTGCACGGCACGGCTCTTGACCGACAAGGCCCCGATCACCTGCGCCGCCGTGTGGGACGCGCTGCCGCTGGGCGGCGACGTCTACCACGCCAAGTACGCGCGCAACGAGATCTACGCCCTGCTGCCCGCGTTCGCGCCGCAGGAGCCGCCGCTGGAGAATCCGACCGTCACTCCCATTCCGGGAGATCTCTGCTACTTCACCTTCTCCGATGTGCAATTGGGTACGAACTCGTACGGCTACGGGGACAAGGCGGCGCACGCGGGCCGCGCCACCGTCGTCGACCTCGCGCTGTTCTACGAACGCAACAACCTGCTGCTCAACGGCGACACCGGATGGGTCCCCGGCATCGTCTGGGGCACCGTGGTCGACGGCCTCGACCGGATGGCCGAGGCCTGTCAGGACCTGTGGCGGGCCGGTGCGCTGGGGGAGACCCTCAGCTTCCGGCGCGCCTAG
- the ehuB gene encoding ectoine/hydroxyectoine ABC transporter substrate-binding protein EhuB encodes MAPPQGISRHSTGQGIRRRSLLAGAVALGAVGAVGATSACSRVATADAGDGGHLLEQLRAKKTVRLGLAGEQPYSYIGKDGKMTGSAPAIAERIFKELGVENVQPFPTEFGSLITGLNSLQFDVVAAGMYINPERCEQVIFADPEYQMLDAFIVRKGNPKNLHSYKDIAEAGAKMATGVGYAEIDYAKEAGVKNLTTLPDQLAGLLAVEQGRVDVFVGTAVTVRNVVKETRSGKVEATAEVTPYVKGKPVIDVGGFAFRSPETTLRDAFNRELHKLKKSGELLEIMRPFGFTKDQMTTITAKEKCKP; translated from the coding sequence ATGGCTCCACCACAGGGGATATCCAGACACAGCACAGGCCAAGGAATCCGGCGCCGCTCACTGCTCGCCGGGGCCGTGGCCCTGGGTGCCGTGGGCGCCGTCGGTGCGACGAGCGCATGCAGCAGGGTGGCCACCGCCGACGCCGGTGACGGGGGGCATCTGCTGGAGCAACTGCGCGCGAAGAAGACCGTGCGGCTCGGGCTCGCGGGCGAGCAGCCGTACAGCTACATCGGCAAGGACGGCAAGATGACGGGTTCCGCCCCCGCCATCGCCGAACGGATCTTCAAGGAGCTGGGTGTCGAGAACGTCCAGCCCTTCCCCACCGAGTTCGGTTCCCTGATCACCGGCCTCAACTCCCTCCAGTTCGACGTCGTCGCCGCCGGGATGTACATCAACCCCGAGCGCTGCGAACAGGTCATCTTCGCCGACCCCGAGTACCAGATGCTCGACGCGTTCATCGTGCGCAAGGGCAACCCGAAGAACCTGCACAGCTACAAGGACATCGCCGAGGCCGGCGCCAAGATGGCCACGGGCGTCGGCTACGCGGAGATCGACTACGCCAAGGAGGCCGGGGTCAAGAACCTGACGACCCTGCCCGACCAGCTCGCGGGCCTGCTCGCGGTGGAACAGGGCCGGGTCGACGTCTTCGTGGGCACCGCCGTCACCGTGCGCAATGTCGTGAAGGAGACCCGGAGCGGCAAGGTCGAGGCGACGGCCGAGGTCACGCCGTACGTCAAGGGCAAGCCGGTCATCGACGTCGGCGGCTTCGCGTTCCGCAGCCCCGAGACCACCCTCCGGGACGCCTTCAACCGTGAGCTGCACAAGCTCAAGAAGAGCGGCGAACTGCTGGAGATCATGCGGCCCTTCGGCTTCACGAAGGACCAGATGACCACCATCACCGCCAAGGAGAAGTGCAAGCCATGA
- the ehuC gene encoding ectoine/hydroxyectoine ABC transporter permease subunit EhuC yields MSEISAGLWELLLKGVWITVQLTVLSAALAAVVAFVVGLARAHRLWIVRFVAGAYFEIFRGTSALILMFWIFFVLPLGFGWQLVPLWAAVLSLGLTYGAYGSEIVRGAVNAVSPAQREAGIALSFTPAQQLRKIILPQAWPEMIPPFNNLLIELLKGTALVSIMGVADIAFGASLVRNATGQSAPVYTIILVMYFVLAFVLTRGMRVLERQAKAGVGQAPPPRSSGMSRKLAIPRQSRVSASAGGER; encoded by the coding sequence ATGAGCGAAATATCCGCGGGTTTGTGGGAACTCCTCCTCAAAGGCGTGTGGATCACCGTCCAGCTGACCGTCCTCAGCGCAGCGCTGGCCGCGGTCGTCGCCTTCGTCGTCGGCCTCGCACGCGCACACCGGCTGTGGATCGTGCGGTTCGTCGCCGGCGCCTACTTCGAGATCTTCCGCGGCACCTCGGCGCTGATCCTGATGTTCTGGATCTTCTTCGTCCTGCCGCTCGGCTTCGGCTGGCAGCTCGTCCCCCTGTGGGCGGCCGTCCTCTCCCTCGGCCTCACCTACGGCGCTTACGGCTCCGAAATCGTGCGGGGCGCGGTGAACGCGGTCTCCCCCGCCCAGCGCGAGGCGGGCATCGCCCTCAGCTTCACCCCGGCCCAGCAACTGCGGAAGATCATCCTTCCGCAGGCCTGGCCGGAGATGATCCCGCCCTTCAACAACCTGCTCATCGAGCTGCTGAAGGGCACCGCGCTCGTCTCGATCATGGGCGTGGCGGACATCGCGTTCGGCGCCTCGCTGGTGCGCAACGCCACGGGCCAGAGCGCGCCCGTCTACACGATCATCCTGGTGATGTACTTCGTCCTCGCCTTCGTCCTGACCCGGGGCATGCGCGTGCTGGAACGCCAGGCCAAGGCCGGAGTCGGGCAGGCTCCCCCACCGCGCTCGTCCGGGATGTCGCGCAAGCTCGCCATTCCTCGTCAGAGCCGGGTCTCGGCGAGCGCCGGGGGTGAGCGCTGA
- the ehuD gene encoding ectoine/hydroxyectoine ABC transporter permease subunit EhuD: protein MQWDWSAVDEFMPRFWDGLLVTLQALVLGALVAFALGLVWALAQRSRLAVVRWPVTAVTEFVRNTPLLVQLFFLYYVLPEWGITLSAMVTGVVGLGLHYSTYTAEVYRAGIDGVPQGQWEAATALSLPRTRTWGAVILPQAIRRVAPALGNYVIAMLKDTPMIFVIGVMDMLGEARQFASETFLTVEAFTVVGIAFILISYPASLLMRALERRLVR, encoded by the coding sequence ATGCAGTGGGACTGGTCCGCAGTCGACGAGTTCATGCCGCGCTTCTGGGACGGCCTGCTGGTCACCCTCCAGGCGCTGGTGCTGGGCGCGCTGGTCGCCTTCGCGCTCGGCCTCGTCTGGGCGCTTGCCCAGCGCTCGCGCCTGGCCGTGGTGCGCTGGCCGGTGACCGCCGTCACCGAGTTCGTCCGCAACACCCCGCTGCTGGTGCAGCTCTTCTTCCTCTACTACGTCCTGCCGGAGTGGGGCATCACGCTCTCGGCCATGGTCACCGGCGTCGTCGGGCTCGGCCTGCACTACTCGACGTACACGGCCGAGGTCTACCGCGCCGGCATCGACGGCGTTCCGCAGGGTCAGTGGGAGGCGGCCACCGCGCTGAGCCTGCCGCGCACCCGCACCTGGGGTGCGGTGATCCTGCCGCAGGCGATCCGCCGGGTCGCCCCGGCGCTCGGCAACTACGTCATCGCGATGCTCAAGGACACACCGATGATCTTCGTCATCGGTGTGATGGACATGCTCGGTGAGGCACGGCAGTTCGCGTCCGAGACCTTCCTGACGGTCGAGGCGTTCACGGTCGTCGGCATCGCCTTCATCCTCATCTCCTATCCGGCATCCCTTCTCATGCGAGCACTGGAGCGACGCCTTGTCCGCTGA
- the ehuA gene encoding ectoine/hydroxyectoine ABC transporter ATP-binding protein EhuA, which produces MAGTAATAAPAGTAPSTGELIRFDGVTKRFGANTVLDSLDFTVDPGKHVTLIGPSGSGKTTILRLLMTLTRPDEGTITVDGQYLCHEEKNGRLVPAGEKHVREVRKNIGMVFQQFNLFPNMKVLRNITEAPVHVLGMSQDEADERARGLLDLVGLGDRCDAYPSQLSGGQQQRVAIARALAMRPKVLLLDEVTSALDPELVAGVLDVLRDIAHTTDITMLCVTHEMNFARDISDCVLMFDEGKVIESGHPDKIFTEPENERTRDFLSAVL; this is translated from the coding sequence GTGGCCGGTACCGCGGCCACCGCCGCCCCGGCCGGAACCGCACCGTCGACCGGCGAGCTGATCCGCTTCGACGGGGTCACCAAGCGCTTCGGCGCCAACACCGTCCTGGACTCGCTGGACTTCACCGTCGACCCGGGCAAGCACGTGACCCTGATCGGGCCTTCCGGGTCCGGCAAGACGACGATCCTGCGGCTGCTGATGACGCTGACCAGGCCGGACGAGGGCACGATCACGGTCGACGGGCAGTATCTGTGCCACGAGGAGAAGAACGGCAGACTCGTCCCGGCCGGCGAGAAGCACGTGCGCGAAGTGCGGAAGAACATCGGCATGGTGTTCCAGCAGTTCAACCTCTTCCCCAACATGAAGGTCCTGCGGAACATCACCGAGGCCCCGGTCCATGTGCTGGGCATGTCCCAGGACGAGGCGGACGAGCGGGCCCGCGGGCTGCTCGACCTGGTCGGGCTCGGCGACCGCTGCGACGCCTACCCCAGCCAGCTGTCCGGCGGACAGCAGCAGCGTGTGGCCATCGCCCGCGCGCTGGCGATGCGCCCCAAGGTGCTGCTGCTCGACGAGGTCACCTCGGCGCTCGACCCCGAGCTCGTCGCGGGAGTCCTCGACGTCCTGCGGGACATCGCGCACACCACCGACATCACGATGCTGTGCGTGACCCACGAGATGAATTTCGCCCGGGACATCTCGGACTGCGTGCTGATGTTCGACGAGGGCAAGGTCATCGAATCCGGCCACCCGGACAAGATCTTCACCGAGCCGGAGAACGAGCGGACAAGGGACTTCCTGAGCGCTGTTCTCTGA